A DNA window from Niabella yanshanensis contains the following coding sequences:
- a CDS encoding toxin-antitoxin system YwqK family antitoxin — protein sequence MKLLLLLPTFTFLVIHSLAQTPLVKYYDSGKVASRGFVKGDRYDSTFISYYENGNKASEGLFKNCSYRTCSLAIVQAPFCDVGEDIAKPSKGIKNGEWKYYYANGMVKNIENFNCGISVGQELLYDSAGRLLERSFYNAGDLIQLQEYYPDGTLKMSVTKVYEIDDRGRKKNGSKENVSEYYETGILKCLKTVNEAGLPTSKYVEYWANGFVKMEGNYRDGKKEGVFKEYYENGNTKFEGVIKSDIPQNKQYFLNEQGAVTKVETWEKGKLVKTEDKSGS from the coding sequence ATGAAGTTGCTGCTCTTACTACCCACATTCACGTTTTTAGTAATACACAGTTTGGCACAAACACCCCTGGTTAAATATTACGATAGCGGTAAGGTTGCTTCGCGCGGCTTTGTAAAGGGCGACCGGTATGATAGTACATTTATTTCGTACTATGAAAACGGGAATAAAGCATCGGAAGGTCTCTTTAAAAATTGCAGTTACCGTACCTGTTCTTTAGCGATTGTGCAAGCTCCATTTTGTGATGTAGGTGAGGATATAGCGAAGCCTTCTAAAGGCATTAAAAATGGAGAGTGGAAATATTATTATGCTAATGGAATGGTTAAAAATATTGAAAACTTCAATTGTGGTATTAGTGTAGGGCAGGAGCTCCTGTACGATTCTGCAGGGAGGTTACTGGAACGTTCTTTTTATAATGCCGGTGATTTAATTCAGCTACAGGAATATTACCCTGACGGAACTTTGAAAATGAGCGTCACCAAAGTATATGAAATCGATGACAGGGGGCGTAAAAAGAATGGGTCCAAAGAAAACGTATCGGAGTATTATGAAACAGGAATTCTTAAATGTTTAAAAACCGTTAATGAGGCCGGGTTGCCAACCAGCAAATATGTGGAGTATTGGGCTAACGGGTTTGTGAAAATGGAGGGCAATTACAGGGACGGTAAAAAAGAGGGCGTTTTTAAAGAATACTATGAAAACGGGAATACAAAGTTTGAAGGTGTTATCAAAAGTGATATACCGCAAAACAAACAGTACTTTTTAAATGAGCAGGGTGCTGTTACAAAAGTAGAAACCTGGGAAAAGGGGAAACTGGTAAAAACTGAAGATAAGAGCGGGAGCTGA
- a CDS encoding FUSC family protein, translated as MNQKELAELTNEELLQAAKKMKSDAVINAGFIGFLIGIVFYSVFKNGFGFFLLIPLFLIYKLVNKKPTYNKQEVEQLLKERNLK; from the coding sequence ATGAATCAAAAAGAACTGGCGGAATTAACAAATGAGGAATTATTACAGGCCGCAAAAAAAATGAAGTCCGATGCTGTGATCAATGCAGGCTTTATTGGCTTTTTAATAGGCATTGTGTTTTACAGCGTATTTAAAAACGGTTTTGGCTTTTTTTTATTGATTCCCTTATTTCTTATTTATAAATTGGTCAACAAAAAGCCGACGTACAATAAGCAGGAGGTGGAGCAGCTTTTAAAAGAGCGAAATTTGAAATAG
- a CDS encoding flotillin family protein, whose product MNYSFYITAAFLVLVVIGLIFWLISMYKKVSQGKVLIRTGQGGVKVFFNAGLVIPILHKQEVMDISVKKLDIERMGREGLICKDNMRADIKVAFFVRVNKSVDDIINVAQTIGTDRASSHETLTDLFESKFSEALKTVGKKFDFIELYEARREFREEIINIIGTDLNGYVLDDCAIDYLEQTRVELLDRENILDAEGIKKITELTAVQNIKANQIRRDEERTIKKQDVETREAILELERQLKEKEESQRREIENIKSREQAEIDSVKETERLRSERIRIQTEEQLLIQEENKLRQVIIAAKNKERAEAVETERVLKDKYLELTERERVVALAGIEKDKAVEIEKKNIQDAIRERVALEKTVVEEQEKIKDVQVLKEANRLKDAAVIKASQDAEAKMIEEVKKAESQEKAAAHEAQKVLIEANARKEAAGKEAEARKVIADAKAKEEATVGMSEAQVMLAKAEALERQGLVDAAVIEKTAIAEAAGIEARAEAKRKEGLAEAEVIREKIVAEAKGIDEKSMAIKKLNDAGKEHEEFRLTLQKDKEIALAEIHIQKDIAEAQASVLGDAFRNAKIDIVGGDNTFFDNVVRQVSNGKGLDKLIDNSYHLSQLSDNLLGQGDGEENIISKIRNLADKYDVSSEDIKNLSIAALVARIQTSATGQDKGFLNNLLSFAKGLGIENKKIQQLKG is encoded by the coding sequence ATGAATTACTCGTTCTACATTACTGCTGCTTTCTTAGTGCTTGTCGTTATCGGGCTTATTTTCTGGCTCATTTCAATGTACAAAAAAGTAAGCCAGGGTAAAGTGCTGATCCGTACCGGCCAGGGAGGCGTAAAAGTATTTTTCAATGCCGGCCTGGTTATCCCTATCCTGCATAAGCAGGAGGTAATGGATATATCTGTAAAAAAGCTGGATATAGAGCGTATGGGCCGGGAAGGGTTGATCTGTAAAGACAATATGCGGGCCGATATCAAAGTAGCATTCTTCGTAAGGGTAAATAAGTCTGTAGATGATATCATTAACGTGGCGCAAACGATTGGCACCGACAGGGCTTCTTCTCATGAAACATTAACGGATCTCTTTGAGTCTAAATTCTCCGAGGCTCTGAAAACAGTTGGTAAGAAATTTGATTTCATAGAACTGTATGAAGCCCGCCGGGAGTTCAGGGAAGAGATCATCAATATTATAGGTACCGATTTGAACGGATATGTATTAGATGATTGTGCCATAGATTACCTGGAACAAACCCGTGTAGAGCTATTGGACAGGGAAAATATACTGGATGCAGAAGGTATTAAAAAAATTACGGAGTTAACCGCCGTGCAAAACATAAAAGCGAACCAGATCCGCAGGGATGAAGAACGCACCATTAAGAAGCAGGATGTAGAAACCCGCGAAGCGATATTGGAATTAGAGCGCCAGTTAAAAGAAAAAGAAGAATCGCAACGCAGGGAAATTGAAAATATTAAATCGCGTGAGCAGGCAGAAATTGATTCGGTGAAAGAAACGGAACGCCTGCGTTCGGAAAGGATCAGGATACAAACAGAAGAACAGCTGTTGATACAGGAAGAGAATAAGTTAAGGCAGGTAATTATTGCAGCTAAAAATAAAGAACGTGCAGAAGCCGTAGAAACAGAACGTGTATTGAAAGATAAATACCTGGAGCTGACCGAGCGTGAGCGGGTGGTGGCGTTAGCCGGTATTGAAAAAGATAAGGCCGTTGAGATCGAAAAGAAAAATATTCAGGATGCGATTCGTGAAAGGGTGGCGTTAGAAAAAACAGTGGTAGAAGAGCAGGAAAAAATAAAAGATGTACAGGTGCTGAAGGAGGCGAATCGCTTGAAAGACGCGGCTGTTATTAAGGCAAGTCAGGATGCTGAGGCTAAGATGATAGAAGAAGTGAAGAAAGCTGAATCGCAGGAGAAAGCGGCCGCTCACGAAGCGCAGAAAGTATTGATTGAAGCGAATGCCCGCAAAGAAGCTGCCGGTAAAGAAGCGGAGGCGCGTAAAGTAATTGCTGATGCTAAGGCCAAAGAAGAGGCAACTGTAGGCATGTCTGAAGCGCAGGTAATGCTTGCTAAGGCTGAGGCATTGGAAAGACAAGGTCTGGTTGATGCAGCAGTGATTGAAAAAACGGCGATTGCTGAAGCGGCGGGTATTGAAGCCAGGGCAGAAGCCAAACGCAAAGAAGGTTTGGCCGAAGCTGAAGTGATCCGTGAAAAAATTGTGGCTGAGGCAAAAGGTATCGATGAAAAATCAATGGCGATCAAGAAGCTGAATGATGCAGGTAAAGAGCATGAGGAGTTCCGTCTTACGTTGCAGAAGGATAAGGAAATTGCTTTGGCTGAGATCCATATCCAGAAAGACATTGCGGAGGCGCAGGCCAGCGTATTAGGCGATGCCTTCAGAAATGCGAAGATCGACATTGTGGGGGGCGATAATACGTTCTTTGATAATGTGGTGCGCCAGGTTTCTAATGGTAAGGGATTGGATAAGCTGATCGATAATTCTTATCATTTATCGCAGCTGTCTGATAATCTTTTAGGCCAGGGTGATGGCGAAGAGAACATAATTAGTAAGATCCGCAACCTGGCTGATAAATATGATGTAAGCAGCGAGGATATCAAGAATCTTTCTATAGCAGCATTAGTAGCCCGTATTCAAACATCAGCAACGGGGCAAGACAAAGGCTTTTTAAACAACTTGCTCAGCTTTGCAAAGGGATTGGGTATTGAGAATAAAAAGATACAGCAGTTGAAGGGGTAG
- the ykgO gene encoding type B 50S ribosomal protein L36 produces the protein MRVRASIKKRSADCKIVRRKGKLYIINKKNPRFKQRQG, from the coding sequence ATGAGAGTAAGAGCATCCATAAAGAAACGCAGCGCGGATTGCAAAATTGTACGCCGTAAAGGAAAGCTGTATATCATTAACAAAAAGAATCCTCGCTTCAAGCAAAGACAAGGATAA
- a CDS encoding OB-fold-containig protein → MQEFFHIAFSKVNFIATLFAILFAIYWIITIFTGLDLDVTDADADLDHDHPETQHSGDSAWDSVLKFFYIGELPILFILSLVSIFMWLIMVNVTPLLGWENKWIGFVLYLPAFIAGLLLTKVVAMPFLKLYRMFNHKGEQSIDFIGKVGTVVAAIRQNKIGQIELKHESDVIRVYAKSMTDEEYKTGEQVIILEASSDEKFYLVQSYNL, encoded by the coding sequence ATGCAGGAGTTTTTTCACATCGCCTTTTCCAAAGTAAATTTTATAGCAACGCTGTTCGCCATATTGTTTGCTATTTACTGGATCATTACCATTTTTACGGGTCTTGATTTAGACGTGACCGATGCGGACGCGGATTTAGATCATGATCACCCCGAAACGCAGCATAGTGGTGATAGCGCCTGGGATAGTGTTTTGAAATTCTTTTATATCGGGGAGCTCCCTATTCTTTTTATCCTGTCATTGGTGAGTATTTTTATGTGGCTCATTATGGTAAACGTGACGCCCTTACTGGGGTGGGAAAATAAATGGATTGGATTTGTATTATACCTGCCTGCATTTATAGCAGGGCTACTATTAACTAAAGTAGTGGCCATGCCTTTTTTAAAGCTATATCGCATGTTCAATCATAAGGGCGAGCAAAGCATCGACTTTATTGGCAAAGTAGGTACCGTAGTGGCCGCCATCAGGCAAAATAAGATAGGACAGATAGAGCTCAAACATGAAAGCGATGTGATCCGCGTCTATGCGAAATCAATGACCGATGAAGAATATAAAACAGGAGAGCAGGTGATCATACTCGAAGCTTCCTCCGATGAAAAATTTTATTTAGTACAATCTTACAACCTATAA
- the infA gene encoding translation initiation factor IF-1, whose amino-acid sequence MAKQPLIKQDGVILEALSNAMFRVKLDNGHEILATISGKMRMHYIRILPGDKVGLEMSPYDLSRGRINFRYKN is encoded by the coding sequence ATGGCGAAACAACCCTTAATAAAGCAAGACGGAGTCATTTTGGAAGCCTTGTCCAACGCAATGTTCAGGGTAAAACTGGACAATGGACATGAAATTTTAGCTACCATTTCAGGAAAAATGAGGATGCACTATATCCGTATTTTGCCTGGTGATAAAGTAGGATTAGAAATGTCGCCTTACGATTTAAGTCGCGGGCGCATCAATTTTAGGTATAAAAATTAA
- a CDS encoding DNA repair ATPase gives MSENITEIQMDSGAYEVILQRLQVQKNKILDNVALLNKERKEVFGATSFELLANLRINTANNCIAKDILALGNLCILGYNVQFGLKQDISIADVFSIYRFDGKEFVAQGLSLLEQDEFTIEFKNLYKYYRNASFSRFHIKGNLLYMVFQQTANVQDIKAFKWLIDGERLQFMDGRSAHEVKYPSQHDFTWEKATRDMQRTGKNPHVSILDRVFVETINGDLSIKIEDNTDTGKGIYHEDVEQKDQTLDDGEIWFADLGNIILLRIKPYLEDDRYFIFNDRLKTVMRVDTLADAGLLLPEGQGILLSNGYYLQNGEHKIFDRKLEQVKFSGRVDAPNGEDFLYVFYQENSHSYILLSYNVIEQQVQTPILCNGFTIFENGQLLYFISEKDPTRHHLIQVWQTPFTKEMTLNETLSQHHLYKIGNKSIVQAMAEVRELLVLLDQPDNYEGLYDDILDKSREIYDSYFWMQDNSHYQFAAALTDLKQIATNAIDEFKKVVEMRANAAQLMADAEEKVSKLIFDVRTSKKETLQDYVKLLSALRLLKGELITLKKVAYTNEAVLTEHEKVLTEKSDELSKACVEFLLRDDALQPYQLQIQQLRETLPQAAKVVEVKALEQQSTEIAGALEMLIDIINQLKIDDASQSAKIIENISQLFSSLNQLRTQIQNRRNELNKKESQAEFQAQMTLLDQSIINFLDMADSAEKVNEYLSKLTIQLEEIEMRFADWDEVQIHTSEKRQVLYDSFEARKLQLLEQKNKRAGQLQQAAERIITGVKNKAKNLESESEINAFFSSDLMVDRARQMAQELIAMEDATKSEEILQQLLVVQQEAIRNLKDRKELYVDGAQVLAMGKHRFAIQSQNVTLTLTNRDGVYSYHITGTSYFEPVLHPELELLKAVMEQEYVSETKAVPRAVYLAWRVLQQNPPGVAVTTAELEQQVNTYVTAHPAEGYVKGVHDKDAFLLATQWFRLRDDLGVLSFLPEERAMAHIFWHYLPMAEREDFTKKITAVKFLKTHYSQQKEIELFIKEAAQRIDIFIQKEFPFIKLDAEAAAAYLYSSPAGVTMVSHTDNEIFATFKKHLKADFIDKKYQEYMQELKDKPAMLWALVESWLYRFSVKEQLDIPSDLMMELIAMLITEGNTRIETDEDHHVLEITGLQSVQQDGNAFVLDHYYWVRLLKDHDAGIVPQFLRLQQLKKELLLEKGKQLRLENFKTEVLTSFVRNQLINQVYFPLIGANFSKQIGESGDAKRSDRSGLLLLVSPPGYGKTTLMEYIADRLGLVFIKINGPSLGHSITSVDPGEAKDAAAKSELRKLNLALEMGDNVMLYIDDIQHCNTEFLQKFISLADGQRRMDGVFNSEPKTYDLRGKRFALVMAGNPYTESGEIFKIPDMLSNRADIYNLGDMTSVNKAQFEMSMLENALMANTHLRKLSQSGMENLYKLVAYVQDPESNLPNLDGNFTASEIQDFIQVVKHALRVRATVLKVNETYIQSAGVMDTFREEPPFKLQGSYRNMNKILASIIPIMTPGEVTDLVLNHYKNESQTLTKDAEANLLKLKEIMGLLTLEEISRWEDIKKEFKKYRMLKGLGDQDKFSQIIAQMNQFVDGLEGIKEVLRGK, from the coding sequence ATGTCAGAAAATATTACTGAAATACAAATGGATTCCGGCGCCTATGAAGTCATTCTTCAAAGGCTGCAGGTACAGAAAAATAAAATACTGGATAATGTTGCGTTGCTGAATAAGGAACGTAAGGAAGTGTTTGGTGCAACATCATTTGAATTATTGGCCAACCTTAGAATTAACACTGCCAATAATTGTATAGCCAAGGATATCCTGGCTCTGGGCAATCTTTGCATACTGGGTTATAATGTGCAATTTGGCTTAAAGCAGGATATCAGTATCGCTGACGTATTTAGTATTTACCGGTTTGACGGAAAAGAGTTTGTCGCACAAGGCCTTTCTCTGTTAGAGCAGGATGAGTTTACCATAGAATTTAAAAACCTTTATAAGTACTACCGTAATGCTTCCTTCTCCCGCTTTCATATAAAAGGTAATTTGCTGTATATGGTGTTTCAGCAAACCGCCAATGTGCAGGATATAAAGGCTTTTAAATGGCTGATAGATGGAGAACGCCTGCAGTTTATGGATGGCCGCAGTGCGCATGAAGTGAAGTACCCGTCGCAACATGACTTTACCTGGGAGAAAGCTACGCGCGATATGCAACGCACCGGTAAAAATCCGCATGTGTCCATATTGGACAGGGTTTTTGTGGAGACCATTAACGGTGATCTGTCTATTAAGATAGAAGACAACACCGATACGGGAAAGGGAATTTATCATGAGGATGTAGAGCAGAAAGATCAGACCCTGGACGATGGGGAGATCTGGTTTGCTGACCTGGGTAATATCATCCTGTTGCGCATTAAACCCTACCTTGAGGACGATCGTTATTTTATTTTTAACGACCGTTTGAAAACGGTAATGCGGGTGGATACACTGGCCGATGCCGGCTTGTTGTTGCCTGAAGGGCAAGGGATATTGTTATCCAACGGTTATTACTTGCAAAATGGAGAGCATAAAATATTTGACCGTAAGCTGGAGCAGGTTAAATTCAGCGGTCGTGTGGATGCGCCAAACGGGGAGGATTTTTTGTATGTGTTTTACCAGGAGAATAGTCATAGTTATATACTGCTTTCCTATAATGTAATTGAGCAGCAGGTGCAAACGCCTATTCTTTGTAATGGGTTCACCATTTTTGAAAACGGGCAGTTGTTGTATTTTATTTCTGAGAAAGATCCTACCCGCCATCACCTGATACAGGTTTGGCAAACGCCCTTTACTAAAGAAATGACGTTGAATGAAACCTTGAGTCAGCATCATTTGTACAAGATCGGTAACAAGTCCATTGTACAGGCGATGGCTGAAGTAAGAGAATTGTTGGTATTGCTCGATCAGCCGGATAACTACGAAGGGCTGTATGATGATATACTGGATAAAAGCCGGGAAATTTACGACTCTTATTTCTGGATGCAGGATAATAGTCATTACCAGTTTGCAGCAGCGCTAACTGATTTGAAACAAATAGCCACCAATGCCATTGATGAGTTTAAAAAAGTAGTGGAGATGCGGGCTAATGCTGCTCAACTCATGGCAGATGCGGAAGAAAAAGTTTCAAAGCTGATTTTCGATGTACGCACTTCAAAAAAGGAGACCCTGCAGGATTATGTAAAGCTTTTATCAGCCTTGCGATTATTGAAAGGTGAGCTGATCACTTTAAAAAAAGTAGCCTATACTAACGAAGCTGTATTGACGGAACATGAGAAAGTATTGACGGAGAAGTCGGATGAGCTGTCTAAAGCCTGTGTTGAATTCCTGCTTCGAGATGATGCGTTGCAGCCCTATCAGTTGCAAATACAGCAACTCCGGGAAACCCTGCCACAGGCGGCAAAAGTAGTGGAAGTAAAAGCCCTGGAGCAGCAAAGCACGGAGATAGCCGGCGCCTTAGAAATGTTGATCGATATCATCAATCAATTAAAAATTGATGATGCTTCACAGTCTGCAAAAATTATTGAAAATATATCGCAGCTGTTTTCCAGCTTAAACCAGCTGCGCACACAAATACAAAACCGGCGTAATGAGCTTAATAAAAAAGAATCACAAGCCGAGTTCCAGGCGCAGATGACTTTGCTGGACCAGTCTATTATCAATTTCCTGGATATGGCTGACAGTGCGGAAAAGGTAAATGAGTATTTATCTAAATTGACGATACAATTAGAAGAGATCGAAATGCGGTTTGCCGACTGGGATGAAGTGCAGATACATACTTCGGAAAAGCGCCAGGTTTTGTACGATAGTTTTGAAGCGAGGAAATTGCAGTTGCTTGAGCAAAAAAATAAAAGAGCCGGTCAGTTACAACAGGCCGCAGAGCGCATCATAACCGGTGTAAAAAACAAGGCAAAAAATTTAGAAAGCGAATCAGAGATCAATGCCTTCTTCTCCTCAGACCTGATGGTAGACCGGGCACGCCAGATGGCGCAGGAGCTGATTGCTATGGAAGATGCTACCAAAAGTGAGGAGATCTTACAACAATTACTGGTGGTGCAACAGGAAGCGATCCGCAACCTGAAGGACAGAAAAGAATTGTATGTGGACGGTGCGCAGGTACTGGCTATGGGTAAGCACCGGTTTGCCATACAGTCGCAGAACGTCACATTGACGCTTACGAACAGGGATGGCGTTTATAGCTATCATATCACCGGCACATCGTATTTTGAACCGGTCCTTCATCCTGAGCTTGAATTGTTGAAGGCTGTAATGGAGCAGGAGTATGTATCGGAGACGAAAGCGGTTCCCCGAGCCGTGTACCTGGCCTGGCGTGTGTTACAGCAAAACCCGCCTGGTGTCGCCGTAACAACCGCTGAATTAGAACAACAAGTAAATACTTATGTAACCGCTCATCCTGCGGAGGGTTACGTAAAAGGCGTGCATGATAAAGATGCTTTTTTACTGGCTACACAGTGGTTTCGATTAAGAGATGATTTAGGCGTATTAAGCTTTTTGCCAGAGGAGCGCGCAATGGCGCATATCTTCTGGCATTATCTGCCGATGGCAGAAAGAGAAGACTTTACCAAAAAGATTACCGCAGTAAAATTTTTAAAAACACATTATAGTCAGCAAAAAGAGATTGAGCTTTTCATAAAGGAGGCGGCGCAAAGGATAGATATCTTTATTCAAAAAGAGTTCCCTTTTATAAAGCTTGATGCTGAAGCTGCTGCGGCCTATTTATACAGTAGTCCTGCGGGTGTTACTATGGTATCACATACCGATAACGAAATATTCGCAACCTTTAAAAAACATCTGAAAGCAGATTTTATAGACAAGAAATACCAGGAGTATATGCAGGAATTGAAAGATAAACCTGCGATGCTATGGGCCTTGGTCGAGAGCTGGTTGTATCGTTTTTCGGTAAAAGAGCAGTTGGATATTCCTTCGGATTTGATGATGGAGCTCATTGCAATGTTAATTACTGAAGGCAACACGCGGATTGAAACAGACGAAGATCATCATGTGCTGGAAATTACGGGTCTCCAATCGGTGCAGCAGGATGGCAATGCGTTTGTGCTCGACCATTATTATTGGGTGAGGCTATTAAAAGATCATGATGCAGGTATTGTTCCGCAGTTTTTGCGTTTGCAGCAATTAAAGAAAGAATTGTTACTGGAGAAAGGCAAGCAGCTTCGGTTGGAGAATTTTAAAACGGAAGTGCTGACCTCTTTTGTAAGAAACCAGTTGATCAACCAGGTTTACTTTCCGCTGATAGGGGCTAATTTTTCTAAGCAAATAGGGGAGTCGGGCGATGCCAAACGCAGTGACCGTAGTGGTTTGTTATTACTGGTATCTCCTCCCGGTTATGGAAAAACCACTTTGATGGAGTATATAGCCGACAGGCTGGGACTGGTCTTTATTAAGATCAACGGCCCTTCTCTAGGGCATAGTATCACATCAGTAGATCCGGGAGAAGCTAAAGACGCGGCTGCTAAAAGTGAGTTGCGCAAACTGAATCTGGCTTTGGAAATGGGCGATAACGTTATGTTGTACATCGATGATATCCAGCATTGCAATACAGAGTTCCTGCAGAAATTTATTTCATTGGCAGATGGTCAGCGCCGGATGGACGGCGTATTTAATAGCGAACCTAAAACCTATGACCTTCGAGGTAAGCGCTTTGCCCTGGTAATGGCGGGCAACCCTTACACAGAGTCGGGTGAGATATTTAAGATCCCGGATATGCTATCCAACCGTGCTGATATTTATAACCTGGGCGACATGACCTCTGTGAATAAAGCCCAGTTTGAAATGAGCATGCTGGAGAATGCTTTAATGGCTAACACGCACCTGAGAAAGCTATCTCAAAGCGGTATGGAAAACCTGTATAAGCTGGTAGCTTATGTGCAGGATCCGGAAAGCAATTTGCCCAACCTGGACGGTAATTTCACGGCCTCCGAAATACAGGATTTTATTCAGGTGGTAAAGCATGCATTACGGGTAAGAGCTACCGTGCTCAAGGTGAACGAAACCTATATACAATCCGCCGGTGTAATGGATACTTTCAGAGAAGAGCCTCCCTTTAAGCTGCAGGGGTCTTATCGTAATATGAATAAAATATTGGCTTCTATTATCCCGATTATGACCCCGGGAGAAGTGACGGATCTCGTACTCAATCATTATAAGAACGAGTCGCAAACGCTTACCAAAGATGCGGAAGCTAATCTTTTAAAGCTAAAGGAAATTATGGGTTTACTTACGCTAGAAGAAATCAGTCGCTGGGAGGATATTAAAAAAGAGTTTAAAAAATACCGTATGCTGAAGGGCTTGGGCGACCAGGATAAGTTCTCACAGATCATTGCGCAAATGAACCAGTTTGTAGATGGGCTGGAGGGGATTAAAGAAGTGCTGCGGGGGAAATAG
- a CDS encoding class I SAM-dependent methyltransferase has protein sequence MATKDNFSSQSDKYAKYRPTYPAAFFNYLNMLIINKQNAWDCGTGNGQVAYELAKNFDHVFATDISQSQIDNALQAGNINYSVQPSENTNFDNQLFDLVIVAQAIHWFNFDQFYKEVRRTAKPGALLCVLGYGRVQVSAPIDAVITDFYTNVIGKYWDQERRYIDEHYATIPFPFEEIPTPRFENRHQWSLEHLIGYLNTWSAVKHFTKQNGYNPVDQLESEIESNWGSEAEKEVVFPLLLRAGKVH, from the coding sequence ATGGCAACAAAAGATAATTTCTCTTCGCAGTCGGATAAATATGCAAAATACCGTCCCACCTACCCGGCAGCATTTTTCAATTACCTGAACATGCTTATCATCAATAAGCAAAACGCCTGGGATTGCGGAACCGGTAACGGGCAGGTAGCTTACGAGCTCGCCAAAAATTTTGATCATGTTTTTGCAACAGATATCAGCCAGTCGCAAATAGATAATGCTTTACAAGCCGGTAATATTAATTATTCGGTACAGCCATCAGAAAACACGAATTTCGATAACCAACTATTCGACCTGGTGATAGTGGCCCAGGCCATACATTGGTTTAACTTCGACCAGTTTTATAAAGAGGTAAGGCGTACTGCCAAACCGGGCGCTTTGCTTTGTGTGTTAGGTTATGGCAGGGTGCAGGTATCAGCACCCATCGATGCTGTTATTACTGATTTTTATACGAATGTTATTGGTAAATATTGGGATCAGGAGCGCCGGTATATCGACGAGCACTATGCAACCATTCCTTTCCCCTTTGAGGAAATACCAACGCCCCGATTTGAAAACCGGCATCAATGGAGCCTGGAGCATTTGATCGGGTATTTAAACACCTGGAGCGCCGTAAAACATTTTACCAAACAAAATGGCTACAACCCGGTTGATCAGTTAGAGTCAGAGATCGAATCAAATTGGGGCAGCGAAGCAGAAAAAGAAGTGGTGTTCCCATTATTGTTGCGAGCGGGAAAAGTCCATTGA
- the rpsM gene encoding 30S ribosomal protein S13, translated as MARIAGVDLPKNKRGEIGLTYIYGIGPSTAKYILDKNNIDRNKKVNDWNDEDLNAIRTTITEELKVEGQLRSETQMNIKRLLDIACYRGLRHRKGLPVRGQRTKTNSRTRKGKRKTVAGKKKAAKK; from the coding sequence ATGGCACGTATTGCCGGTGTAGACTTACCAAAAAATAAAAGGGGCGAAATAGGTTTGACCTATATCTACGGAATTGGCCCTTCTACGGCTAAATATATTCTGGATAAGAATAACATTGACCGTAACAAAAAAGTAAATGATTGGAACGATGAGGACCTTAACGCCATTCGTACTACCATTACTGAAGAGCTGAAAGTAGAGGGACAACTGCGTAGCGAAACCCAAATGAACATCAAACGTTTATTGGATATCGCTTGCTACCGTGGTCTTCGTCACAGAAAAGGTTTACCAGTTCGTGGTCAGCGCACAAAAACTAACAGCCGTACTCGTAAAGGTAAACGTAAGACAGTTGCCGGTAAGAAGAAAGCCGCTAAGAAATAA